The DNA sequence CATCGGATGCATAGGCTTTTGCCTTTACCCCATAACTTTCGATTTCTTTAACCGTCTTTTCAGCCTCTTCATCCACCTTCAAATCAGAGATGGCCACATCAGCGCCATGTTTGGCGTAAGCGATGGCTATGGCTTTACCAATCCCGCGTGATGCACCGGTTACGAGTGCCTTTTTATTTTCTAA is a window from the Bacteroidales bacterium genome containing:
- a CDS encoding SDR family NAD(P)-dependent oxidoreductase, translating into MKLLENKKALVTGASRGIGKAIAIAYAKHGADVAISDLKVDEEAEKTVKEIESYGVKAKAYASD